A single window of Senegalia massiliensis DNA harbors:
- a CDS encoding YeeE/YedE thiosulfate transporter family protein: MKKLEKIYKKPWPYYIGGIILGILNILILFTVGKAMRVSTGFLYWGTYILNKIGINTNDWYYFKNNSDILISNEGFIDNFYTPIIIAIMLGSLISILFSSEFKVKKIKNKKQLFFGLFGGILMGYGTRIAFGCNLGAFFSAIPSGSLHGWVFGIFMLLGAFIGSKILLKFIL; this comes from the coding sequence ATGAAAAAACTAGAAAAAATTTATAAAAAGCCATGGCCTTATTATATTGGAGGTATTATTCTTGGTATTTTAAATATATTAATACTTTTTACCGTGGGAAAAGCTATGAGAGTTTCAACAGGATTTTTATATTGGGGAACTTATATATTAAATAAAATAGGTATAAATACAAATGATTGGTATTATTTTAAAAATAATAGTGACATCTTAATTTCAAATGAAGGCTTTATAGATAATTTTTATACACCAATTATAATTGCAATTATGTTAGGCTCTTTAATATCCATATTATTTTCTTCAGAATTCAAAGTAAAAAAAATAAAAAATAAAAAGCAATTATTTTTTGGATTATTTGGTGGTATTTTAATGGGATATGGGACAAGGATAGCTTTTGGTTGTAATTTAGGTGCATTTTTTAGTGCCATACCAAGTGGATCATTACATGGTTGGGTTTTTGGGATATTTATGCTTTTAGGTGCATTTATAGGATCAAAGATATTACTTAAATTTATTTTATAG
- a CDS encoding sulfurtransferase TusA family protein, whose protein sequence is MAEVKLDCMYEACPIPLLKAHKALKKMNTGDVLIMETDHTCSITNVLEWAKKHSLPVDYIEIREGEWEIYIEKL, encoded by the coding sequence ATGGCAGAAGTTAAATTAGATTGCATGTATGAAGCATGTCCTATACCACTATTAAAGGCTCATAAAGCTTTAAAGAAAATGAATACTGGTGATGTGCTTATAATGGAGACAGATCATACTTGTTCTATAACAAATGTATTAGAATGGGCAAAAAAACATTCTCTCCCTGTAGATTATATTGAAATAAGAGAAGGCGAATGGGAGATTTATATTGAAAAATTATAA
- a CDS encoding YeeE/YedE thiosulfate transporter family protein — MASEKIEMLKKKRQKEIRKKKDQKKYGFLLFLVWAIILISFIYTDYRYTPVWIIGLFIGITLQRSRFCFAAGFRDPVLVGSTSILRAIILGLIVSTIGFSIIQYFSIAGGNIVIENVPGIIYPVGIHTAIGALLFGIGMVISGGCVSGTIMRVGEGFILQIVVMIGIIIGTLLGAGSFKFWDINFIKDSKTIYFPELIGLPLATILQITFLIILYFLANWYHNKNNIML; from the coding sequence TTGGCATCTGAAAAAATAGAAATGCTTAAAAAGAAAAGACAAAAAGAAATCAGAAAAAAGAAAGATCAAAAAAAGTATGGGTTTTTATTGTTTTTAGTATGGGCTATAATTTTAATTTCCTTTATATATACTGATTATAGATATACTCCGGTTTGGATTATAGGTCTTTTTATAGGAATAACTCTTCAGAGATCTAGATTTTGTTTTGCAGCAGGATTTAGAGATCCTGTACTTGTAGGAAGTACAAGTATACTTCGTGCTATAATACTTGGACTTATAGTTTCAACTATTGGATTTTCTATTATTCAATACTTTAGTATAGCAGGGGGAAATATTGTTATAGAAAATGTACCAGGAATAATTTACCCTGTAGGAATTCATACTGCTATTGGAGCGTTACTATTCGGAATAGGAATGGTAATATCAGGTGGGTGTGTATCTGGAACTATTATGAGGGTAGGAGAAGGATTTATTCTTCAAATAGTAGTAATGATTGGCATAATAATAGGTACATTGCTGGGAGCAGGTAGTTTTAAATTTTGGGATATTAATTTTATAAAAGATTCAAAGACGATATATTTTCCTGAACTTATAGGATTACCTTTAGCTACAATATTACAAATTACTTTTTTAATAATATTATATTTTTTAGCAAATTGGTATCATAACAAAAATAATATAATGCTTTAA